A window of Kangiella sp. TOML190 genomic DNA:
TCGATGAACTGGCGATGGAAGCGACCCATCTGGCTTTGGATGCGGTAACTGATGTTTCTAAACTGCTATTAAACGAATCACCTGCTAAGGCGGAAAAGCTAAAAAGCCGAGTCGAAGTTATCACCTCTAAAGTGCGTGAAAACATCAGTAATCGCCATTTACACCCCAAAAATCTAGAAGCCTACTTAGAAGATCGTCAGTTTGAGAAAGAATTTGAAGCGATTGTCGAAGAAGTGGTGGCGGATGTGCTGCAAGCGAATATTGGTGACATAATTTCTGCGGCTATGCGTGGCGATGAAGAAACGGTTAAGGCCTTTGAGCAGCGGATGGAGAGCTTTGGCGAGCAAATGGAGCAAAAGTACGAGAAAAAAGCCGAAGTGCTAGGAGAAAGAGCCGAGGAGCTATGCCAACTGGTTGAAAAGATTGATGAAAAGGAAGAGTCTTTTATTCAATCATTCAATGATTACAAGTCGTATCAGCTGATTAAAGCGGGTTAATGTTAGCGGCTTGACTGCTAAGGGCTTTATTCCAATGAGTGGAGTAAGGCTCTTACTTTTTGTCGAGTGTTGCTAATCGCAAGGCTTATCTGAGTTTCGGCATTTTGTTGCTGACCCAGCTGCTGGTGATGAGTTTGCCATTGTGTTTTCAAGTCTAGGGCTTGGCTTTCAATATCTTGCGGTAACAGAGCAGATAAATCCTCAATCAAAGCCACATGCCCCCAGCCTTGAATAAATTGCTCTTGAGTGAGCGCTGCATTTTGGCTTTGTGCATAATGCAGTTGATTGGTGGTGTTCTGCAATTTACCAAGCTCTCGAATCAGCTCAAAACTGGCGGTGCGTAAGTTGCGGTTGGTTTCCGTGGTATCAGTGCGCCAGGTGTTGTAGGTGAGGGCGACAATAGCGACCAATAAACTAATAATCGACAAGCTGTGATGGCTTAATTGCTCTTTAAAACTGCTTTTATCGTTCATAAAATGCCCACCTCGGGTTTTAGTCTCTCACTAACACTCTAAAAAGCTAAAAATTTACTAAAAAGTGTAATATTCTTTTGACAAAGCCTCAATCTGCCATTAATATTGCGCCCGCGTTTGAGGGAAAGGCCTAATTCCCCAAACTTTACAGTGTCCCGTTCGTCTAGAGGCCTAGGACACCGCCCTTTCACGGCGGTAACAGGGGTTCGACTCCCCTACGGGATGCCATACATCTAAAAGCCCAGCCGCAAGGTTGGGCTTTTTTTATATTGGCGTTTTGTTCAGAGCAGGTGAGCAACTTTCGACTGCCTGCTTAGTGCTGTTTTCTGTCTCCACGAATGGCCTTAGATAATCGCAATTTTCCGCTTTCATCAATTAGTTGGCTCACAAGCCGAGCCAGCGCAAAACTTATTAGCAAAAACCACCGAAATCTCTACTTATCAGAGCGACCAGCTGATATTTTTGTTACACTGTGTTTAGACAACCAAAAACATATTTACATTGCTAGAACTTATTCAAACATATCCTTTTGAGGCGGTGCTGTTAGTGCTGTTGGGCGGGATTTTTATCCTGTTACTTTTGAACAGTTGGCGTAGTCGTCAAGGCTTTCGTGGCTATCAGCAGCACTTTTCGGACTCTAAGCAGCAGCTTGCGCAGCTTGACTCCAAGCAAGAAACCATTGCTCAGCAACAACAGGCTGAGTTTGTGCGTTTGGGTGAGCAACAACATAAAGTCTCGGAAAATTTGGTGGAAAAACTGGCGGGCAATCAGGCTAAATTGGCTGAGTCTTTCGGTCAGTTTGAAAATAAGGTTCAGTCGGGTTTTAACCTCTTTAGTGAGCAGCTCGGCGGTAAAGTTACCGATGGCACTCAACGCCAACAAAAAGAACTGTTTCAGTTTAAAGAACAACTGCAAAACACTATTGTGCAACTAAAAGAGCAAATTGCACATAATCAAAAAGAGTCGCAAGAGTTATTACACAGCCAATTTAGACGTGGTATTAAGGATGTTCGTGAAGAGCTGACGGTTTCTTTGAAAACCCAAGCGGAATCTTTTGATAAAAATATGTCCGGTTTAACCCAAGCTACTGACGAGCGACTCAAAGAAATCAGCGGTCAAGTCGAAAAGCGTTTAGCTGATGGCTTTGAGAAAACTACCCAGACTTTCCAAGATGTACTCAAACGCCTAGCCTTGATTGACGATGCGCAAAAGAAGATCACCGAGTTGTCGAGTAATGTGGTGAGTTTGCAGGAAATTCTAGCGGACAAACGCTCGCGGGGTGCTTTTGGCGAAGTTCAGTTGGAATCTTTGGTGTCGAATGTGATGCCCAGCAATAATTATAAATTCCAACATACATTTAGTAATAATAAAGTGGTGGATTGTGCTTTATTTTTGCCAGAGCCGACAGGCGTGATTGGCGTTGATTCTAAATTTCCTTTAGAAAATTTCCAAAAGATGATGGATCACGATTTATCCGAAATCGAGCGCCGCCAATCGCAGAATCAGTTTGTTAAGGATGTCAAAAAGCATATTAATGATATAGCGTCGAAATACATTATCGAGCGTGAAACTGCGCCGGGTGCGGTGATGTTTATTCCTGCAGAGGCAATTTTTGCGGAAATTCACGCCCATCATCCGGACATTGTTGAGTATGCCCAAAAATCTAAAGTGTGGATGGTTTCACCAACCACCATGATGGCGTTATTAACAACTGCCAGCGCGGTGCTCAAAGACGAAGCGACTCGCAAGCAGGTGCATATTATTCAAGAGCACTTGGCCATGTTATCAAAAGATTTTGGGCGTTTTAAAACGCGCATGACCAATCTTTCGCGACATATTGATAATGTGACTAAAGATGTTAAAGAAATCACAACTTCTGCCGACAAAATTAGTAGCCGCTTTGATAAAATCGAAAAGGTGCAGTTGCCAGAAGAAGAGTTAGAAGCACTTGAGCCAAAAAAAGTTAAAACCAAACAGTTAGAGTCTAAATCATGAAGAAGTTTGTGAATTATTTAATAAGCCTCATCGTTTTATTCAGCACGGCAGTTTATGGCAAGGAGCCTCTGTTAGAGTCGCTAAACGGCGATTTCGCCCAAGGTGGCTTAGTGATTGGTAAAACCCAGCCTGGAACGCAGGTTGAATTTGGCGGTAAAAAACTCAAGCTTACCGACGAAGGTTACTTTGTGTTTGGTTTTCATCGCGATCACGAAGCAAAAGCGACCTTAACATTAAGCAAAGGCAAACAAAAAGAAGTGCAACCGCTGGCCATTCGTAAGCGTGACTACAATATCGAGCGAGTCGATGGCCTGCCGCCAAATAAGGTCAATCCGATGAAACCGGAGGTATTGGCTCGGATCAAAAAAGAGGGTGCTATGGTGGGCTCGGCGAGAGCTAAAACCTCAGACATTAAAGCCTTCTTGCAAAGCTTTATTTGGCCAGCAAAAGGCCGTTTAAGTGGTTTTTATGGTAGTCAACGGGTGCTTAATGGGGTTCCTAAGCGACCGCACTACGGAGTCGATGTCGCAGCACCAACAGGAACCGAAGTGGTGGCGCCAGCCGACGGTATTGTGCGCTTGGTGCATAAGGATATGTTTTATTCTGGCGGAACTTTGATTGTCGATCATGGTTTTGGCGTTAGCTCGACTTTTATCCACCTAAACAGTATCGAAGTTGCAGATGGCCAAGAAGTAAAACAAGGCGATTTGATTGCTACCATTGGCGCTACTGGCAGAGCCACTGGCCCGCATTTGGACTGGCGTATTAACTGGTTTAAATCACGCCTAGATCCGCAATTATTGGTGCCGCCTTTTAAAGAAACTAAATTTTAAGTGATTGTAAGTTAGCAAAAATGAATCCCTCTGACTATTGCAAGCATTTTGATCTGATTGAATTTGTTCGAGAAAACCCTGAGCGAATCTCGCCTTTTAGTCTCGATCTGGAAAAAATTAGCATTAACTTTCGACAAGCGGGCATTATCGAATTTTTGCCAAAGCAAAGCTGCAATGTGGATATGATCTTATCTGCTGGAGTGCATGGCAACGAAACAGCACCGATTGAGATCGTCAATGATTTAGTGAAAAAAATTATGCGTGGCGAATTGGAATTAAAGGTCAATTTGTTGGTGATGATTGGCAATCCTAAAGCCATGTTAATTCAGGAGCGCTTTACCGGCTTTAATCTTAACCGTTTATTTAACGGTGAATGGAAAAACTATTTGGATAATCCCGAAGCGCAATACGAAGCTAAAAGAGCCGCTTTGTTAGAGCAAGAAGTCAAACGTTTTTATACCCAATCGCAACAAGAGGGTTTAGGCCATATTCGGATCCACTACGATCTGCACACCGCCATTAAGCCTTCGCTGCACCAGAAATTTGCGATCTACCCCTATTTGCATGAGCGTAAACACTCCGCATCACAGATTAAATTTTTACTCTCAGCGGGAGTCGATACCGTGCTGCTATACCATAAACCTAGCACCACTTTTTCTTATCATTCCAGCTTTAACTATCAGGCACATGCTTTTACATTAGAGCTTGGCAAAGTGCGTCCCTTTGGTGAAAATAATCGCGAAGATTTTGCTTTGTTTGAACAAAAACTAGAGCAACAGTTGGCGGGACAATACATTTTTGAAGCCGAACCAGATATTAGCCAAGCGCATCTGTACCAAGTTAAAAAAGAGCTGATTAAAAATTCGGAAATGGACGAGTTAGCCTTTGATTCGGCCAATACCGCCAATTTTACCCAGTTTAACCAAGACGAATTATTGCTCGACGCAGGTAAACACTCTTATCTAACCGAACAAGACGGCGAAGCCATCGTTTTTTCTAATAATAAAGTGCCTGTTGGACAAAGAATGGGATTAGTGGTTGTTAAGCAGTAAATAGCTAATAGCTCGAAAGGAGCTTCGATTATTGTAGTTCTTGGTTAACTCCATAATTGTTACTTAGGTCTAATAAATCCTTCTTTCTATTTCCGTATCCGCCATAATTTTTACGGCGAGTTCTTCTACTGAACGAGAAGTCGTATTGATAAAAGGGATATTCTCGCGACGGTAGAGGGCTTCTACTTCACGCACTTCGAGCATACATTGGGGCATGGATGAGTATTTTGAATTAGGGCGGCGTTCGTTGCGAATTTCGTGCAGGCGCATTGGATCAATGGTTAGGCCATAGATCTTTTGTTTGTTTTGGGCCAAGCCCTGATTGAGTTTAATGTTAGGAATATCTTCATCGGTAAAAGGATAATTGGCGGCGAAAATACCAAATTGCATCGCCATATAAAGCGAAGTAGGGGTTTTGCCGCAGCGCGAAGCGCCGACCAGAATAATATCGGCTTTGTCATACTGCTGCGTGGTCATGCCGTCATCATTGTTGAGCGCAAAATTAATGGCGCTCATGCGGGTGTCATAGGCTTGCAAATCATCCGTTGAGTGAGACTTACCAACGCGAAAGGAACTATCAACGCCGAGTTCTTCTTCAAGCGGATCGATATAGGTGTGGAAGAAATCAAGCAACATGGCTTTCGCATTACGAATAATTTGTCTGATTTCTGGTCGCACTATAGTTTCAAAGACAATGGGTTTGGTGCCGTCTCGTAATGCGGTTTGGTTGATTCGAGTGACAGCGTTATTTGCTTTTTCCTGATCGTCCACAAAAGGAATCGTGTGATATTCAAAATCTACATCATCTTCAAATTGTGCCATCAAGGAATGGCCAAGCATTTCGGCGGTAATACCGGTGCGATCTGAAATAAAAAAAACGCTGCGTTTCATATTTAACCAATTATTGAGTAGAATAGCGCCACTAACGGCGAAAATGTTAGTAAATTTAAGCATTTAGTAAGCAGTTGGGCAAGTTGTCATTTGATTTAGTTTTGCCGTTAACGCTGAAGTTTTTCAGTATCGTTAAAACATAACTTAAAGCATGACTTCAATTGCTGGGCTTAACTAATTGATGAATAGCTAATCAGGAGAGAAATTTTGGAAACTACACCACAAGAACAACCGAAAGCCCCCACTTTTATTAATAGCCATTCCAACGAGTACGTCATTTGGTATGAAGAGCTTGGTATGAACGATGTTGAACGAGTCGGCGGTAAGAATGCTTCGCTGGGCGAGATGATCAGTAATTTAAGTAACGTTGGCGTTAGCGTTCCTGGCGGCTTTGCCACGACCGCCGATGCGTTCCGCTCTTTTTTAGAGCAATCGGGTTTAAACACAAAAATTAATGATGAGTTAAAAGAGTTAGACGTTGATGACGTTGAAAAGCTAATGGAAGCGGGCGCTAAAATCCGTAGCTGGGTCATGGATACGCCATTTTTACCCGAAATGGAGCAAGCGATCCGCCAAGCCTATGCGCGGCTAAAAGCTGATGCCAATGAAGAGTTTGCGGTTGCCGTTCGCTCATCTGCCACCGCAGAAGATTTGCCGGATGCATCTTTTGCTGGCCAGCAGGAAACTTTCCTGAATGTTCGCGGCATCGATAACGTCATGAAAGCGCTCAAAGAAGTGTTTGCTTCTTTATTTAACGATAGAGCCATTGCTTATCGGGTACACCAAGGTTTCGAACATTCTTTGGTAGCGCTATCTGCCGGTGTGCAAAAAATGGTGCGCTCGGATATCGCCGCGTCCGGCGTCATGTTCACCATGGATACCGAGTCAGGTTTTAATGATGTGGTCTTTATTACTGGCGCTTACGGTTTGGGCGAAACGGTAGTGCAAGGCGCGGTCAATCCTGATGAGTTTTATGTACATAAACCAACCCTAGAGCAAGGTCGTCAAGCGATTGTGCGCAAAACTTTGGGCGGCAAAGCGATCAAAATGGTATACACCGATGAAACCGATCACGATAAAAGTATCGAAACGGTTAAGGTCGATCCTAAAGAGCGCATGAACTTTTGTATTTCCAATGCCGAAATACAAGAGTTGGCGAAACAAGCCTTAATTATCGAAAAGCATTACAAGCGCCCGATGGATATTGAGTGGGCTAAAGATGGCGCTGACGGCAAGATTTATATTGTGCAAGCACGCCCAGAAACGGTGCAAAGTCGTGCAGATAAAAACGTGATTGAGCGATACCAATTACAGGGTAAATCTGAAGTGATTGCCACCGGCCGCGCTATTGGTCAGCGCATCGGTAAGGGTAAAGCGAAAGTCATTAGCTCGATCGATGAAATGGCTTCGGTTAAGCCTGGCGATGTGTTAGTCACTGACATGACCGATCCTGACTGGGAGCCGATAATGAAGCGAGCGGCAGCGATTGTGACCAATCGTGGTGGCCGTACTTGCCATGCAGCGATTATCGCTCGTGAGCTGGGTATTCCTGCAGTGGTTGGCTGCGGTAATGCGACCGATTTAATTGCTAACGATGTGGAAGTGACGGTTTCTTGCGCCGAGGGTGAAACGGGCAATATTTATAAAGGCCTTTTGGATTTCGAGATCAGCAAAGATTCAGTTTCTGATATGCCGAAATTACCGTTTAAAATCATGATGAACGTGGGTAATCCTGATCGTGCCTTTGATTTTGCGCGTTTGCCGCATGCCGGTGTGGGTTTGGCACGTTTAGAGTTTATTATTAATCGCATGATTGGGGTACATCCCAAAGCCTTATTGGATTACAACAATCTTGAAGATGAATCGCTCAAGAAAACCATTGCTATGCAAATGGCCGGTTATGCCAATCCAAAAGAATTTTATATCAGCAAATTGGTGGAAGGCATTTCAACCATTGCTTGCTCGTTCGCGCCAGAGAAAGTCATTGTGCGGATGTCTGATTTCAAGTCGAATGAATATGCCAATCTGATTGGCGGACATCTATACGAGCCAAACGAAGAAAACCCGATGATCGGTTTCCGCGGAGCTTCGCGCTATATCTCGAAAGAATTCCGCGAATGCTTTGAAATGGAATGTGAAGCTATTAAACGAGTGCGCAACAAAATGGGCCTGACCAATGTGGAGGTGATGATTCCTTTTGTACGCACTTTGCAAGAAGCGAAAAAAGTTACAGAACTGCTCGAGCGGAATGGCTTAAAACGTGGGGACAATGGTTTGCGCGTGATCATGATGTGCGAACTGCCGTCCAACGCTATTTTAGCAGATGCCTTCTTGAAGTATTTTGATGGCTTCTCGGTGGGCTCGAATGACTTAACCCAATTATCATTAGGTCTTGATCGCGACTCAGGCATTATTTCGCACTTGTTTGACGAGCGGGATCCGACCGTAAAAGTGCTTTTAGCCAATGCCATTAAGGCCTGTAAAAAAGCCGGCAAATACATCGGTATTTGTGGTCAGGGACCTTCTGATCATCCTGATTTTGCTAAATGGTTGATGGAGCAGGGGATCGATAGCGTCTCGCTAAATCCTGATACGGTGTTGGAAACTTGGTTATTTCTTGGCAAGAAATGATAGAAAGCGGGCAAAAAATAATTAAAAGCGAGTAAAAAGTAGACAAAAGTCACTAAAGTTAGCTTAAAATTTGGCTAAAAATAGAGAAAAGTCACTAATTTTACAATTTAGGGTTTAAAGCCTTTAGAGTGTGATGCATACTCTAAGGGCTTTTTTTATGAGGAGGATAAGATAATGAAAAAACTAGCAATAGCCTTATTGGCAACAACTTTGGTAGCTGCTTGTAGCGAAGATAAAAAAGAAGCTGCAGCCAAAGAAACTAAAGAAGCGGTTGAAGCGGTAAAAGACGCCACTAAAGACGCTATGGATAATACGGTAGAAGGTGCTAAGCAAATGGCCTCGGATGCTGCGGATGCGACTAGCGATGCTTATGATGCGAGTAAAGAAGCGGTTTCAGACGCTGCCGACGCTACTGCGGATATGGCTTCTGACGCGGCTGATAGCGCGAAAGCAATGGCTTCGGATGCGGTTGATGCTACTAAAAAGGCAGCGAGTGATGTTGCTGATTCAGCATCTGCAAAAGCTAATGAGATGATGGATAAAGCCAAGGGTGAAGCAAAAGATGCTGAAGCTTTAGCAAAAAAGGCTGAGGACAAAGCCAAAAGCGCAGAAGATTTGGCTAAGAAAGCTAAAGAAGAAGCCGAAGATATTAGTGAAGAAGTTACTGAAGAAGATGATGGTGGCCAATAAGCCCCTAGGTAACAATTGTTAATTGTGTTAGAAAAGCCGTATCCTAGGATGCGGCTTTTTTTAACTATTGATTATGCACAATCTTGATATTCAAACCGTTAGTGTGGATAAAGTTTACCCATTGAGAAGTAAGGTACTTCGTCCTAATTTGCCCATCGAGTCTTGTTATTACCCCGAAGATAACCATCAAGGGGCTTTTCATTTAGCCGCTTATCTTGAACAGGAACTTGTAGGAATAGCATCTTTTTATCCAGAAAAACATCAAACTTTATCTGCTGAAAATCAACATCGTTTGCGCGGTATGGCTGTCGAGCCAGAATTTCAAGCTCAGGGTGTTGGGCAAAAACTGTTAGCGAGTAGCTTTGATATTTGTCAGCAAGCTGGCTCTGATCTATTATGGTGTAATGCTCGGGTCAAGGCCGTGAAATTCTATAAAAAGCAAGGATTTCAACAGTTTGGTAATGCTTTTGATATTGCCGGAATTGGCGAGCACTTTATAATGTATAAAAGATTAACGTAAAAAATTAACGGCTATAAAATTATAACTAACCATCGAATACAGGCCGTTTCGATACAACCTTATATAAGAGATCAAAATTATGAGTCAAGAAGTTCCCTTAGAGTCAACCTTATCGGCATTTTACCGTTGGGAGCAACAAAGGGCGGATGAGGTTTTTCTGCGCCAACCTTTTGATAACGATTGGAAAGAATACAATTGGTCCGAAGTTGGGCAGCAGGTCAGGAAAATGGCGACCCATCTAAAGCAAAGCCTGCCAGAAAACTCTAAGGTTGCTATCTTGTCGCTAAATTGTGCGCATTGGTTTATGGCTGATTTGGCTATCATGATGGCAGGGCATATCTCGGTGCCGATTTATCCAACTGCGGGCAAGGATACAATTGCCACCATTCTTGAGCATAGCGAAGCGGAATTGTTGTTTGTGGGCAAGCTTTGGGACTGGCCTGCGAAACAAGAAGCTATCGATGACTCACTTAAGAAAATTGGCTTTTTCCATCAATACGAAGAATTTGCTAGCTGGGATCAAGTGGTTGCGCAAAGCGAGCCCATGAGTGAAAGCCCCGTCCCTGACTTATCTGAAATTGCTAGCATTATCTACACATCGGGCACAACCGGTATGCCCAAAGGGGTTATGATCGATTATATGGCTTTTGCCAACGGCGCTAAGGCGGCAATTGAATATGTGGATATGCAAAAAGAGCACTTCTTTTCTTACTTACCTTTGGCTCATTGTGCCGAACGCGAGCTGGTCGAAATTATTAGTATCCACAGCGGTAGCGTGGTTTCTTTTACAGAGTCATTAGATACCTTCCAACAAAATATACTCGACGTAAAGCCGACCATTTTCTTAGGTGTGCCAAGGATCTGGCTGAAGTTTCAGCAAGGTATTGAGGCGAAGGTGGGCAAAGTTAAACTTGCGATTTTGCTGAAAATACCCCTTATCGGAAAGTTACTCAAGAAAAAGATTATCGCTGGACTTGGACTGGATAAGGTGAAAGTTGCTCTGTCGGGAGCGGCCGCTTTGCCTGCCGGAACCTTGGCTTTTTTTGAAAAGTTGGGTCTTAATATCTGTGAAGCCTATGGTCTTACCGAGTCAATGGCTTTTGGTACGGCGAATATTCCACAGGCGCGAGCCGCGGGCTCGGTCGGTTTGGCAATCAAGTCGGGCGAAGTCAAAATCGCCGAAGCCTCCGGCGAAGTCTTGTTGAAAAGCCCTTGTATTATGCAAGGCTATTACAAAGAGCCGCTAAAAACTGAAAAAGTTCTAACCGAAGAGGGTTATCTAAAAACTGGCGACTTAGGTACTTTTGATGAGCAAGGCTTTTTGAACATCACTGGCCGTGTTAAGGATATATTCAAGACCTCTAAAGGAAAATACGTTTCGCCCATTCCGATAGAAGCAAAGTTAGAGCCAGAGTTAGGGGTTGATAATTTATGCGTCATTGGCGATGGTTTGCCATCACCTGTGGCGGTTGCTTCGGTTTATGGAAAAACCCTTAACGACCAAACGGCTTATGTTAAAGAAGCCGAGGTATTGCTGCAAAAAATTAACGGTTGTCTCGAAAAACACGAAAAGCTGTCGCACATTTTATTGGTAGGCGATGAATGGTCACCGGATAATGGGCTGATAACGCCCACGCTAAAAATCCGCCGTCCTCAGCTCGAAGAGCGATATAAGGACTTGATCGAGAAACACCGCAAATCACCGCAAAAAGTGATTTGGGTAAGCTAATGGTTAAGCTAGCAGGTTAAATAATGGGGATTTTAAGCTGGGTTTTAGTGGGTTTGTTAGCAGGCTTTCTTGCCAAATGGATTATTCCAAGCAAACGCCACAAAGGTGTGATTCGAACCCTAATATTGGGCGTAATTGGCGGCCTGTTAGGTGGTTTTGTCGGTAAATGGCTGGGTTTTGGCGGTGATATGACCGGTTTCGATGCTAATTCAGTGGTTACCGCCACTTTCGGGGCTTTGTTTATTTTAATTTTACAGCGGTTGTTTGCAGAAAAGTAACGCTGATTGTTTGCAGAAAATAAGGTTTTTCAGGGATGTGAGTTCAGATAGGGTTCAGTTAATTTCGGCTAGACTGGCTTCATAGTGAAAATTTTCGGATAAACCGAATGGAGCAAGCTATGAAAACTATGACTAAAACCGTTGCGAAAAAACGCACTACAACTCATCTGACTGCCGCTAGCTTAGCTATTGCATTGGCTTTTAGCGGTGGCTTGCTAGCTGATGACAAAAAATCCAAGCATTATTATGATGGCTATGGTGACCGTAATTTTAATGGTCAA
This region includes:
- a CDS encoding DNA recombination protein RmuC, with the translated sequence MLELIQTYPFEAVLLVLLGGIFILLLLNSWRSRQGFRGYQQHFSDSKQQLAQLDSKQETIAQQQQAEFVRLGEQQHKVSENLVEKLAGNQAKLAESFGQFENKVQSGFNLFSEQLGGKVTDGTQRQQKELFQFKEQLQNTIVQLKEQIAHNQKESQELLHSQFRRGIKDVREELTVSLKTQAESFDKNMSGLTQATDERLKEISGQVEKRLADGFEKTTQTFQDVLKRLALIDDAQKKITELSSNVVSLQEILADKRSRGAFGEVQLESLVSNVMPSNNYKFQHTFSNNKVVDCALFLPEPTGVIGVDSKFPLENFQKMMDHDLSEIERRQSQNQFVKDVKKHINDIASKYIIERETAPGAVMFIPAEAIFAEIHAHHPDIVEYAQKSKVWMVSPTTMMALLTTASAVLKDEATRKQVHIIQEHLAMLSKDFGRFKTRMTNLSRHIDNVTKDVKEITTSADKISSRFDKIEKVQLPEEELEALEPKKVKTKQLESKS
- a CDS encoding succinylglutamate desuccinylase → MNPSDYCKHFDLIEFVRENPERISPFSLDLEKISINFRQAGIIEFLPKQSCNVDMILSAGVHGNETAPIEIVNDLVKKIMRGELELKVNLLVMIGNPKAMLIQERFTGFNLNRLFNGEWKNYLDNPEAQYEAKRAALLEQEVKRFYTQSQQEGLGHIRIHYDLHTAIKPSLHQKFAIYPYLHERKHSASQIKFLLSAGVDTVLLYHKPSTTFSYHSSFNYQAHAFTLELGKVRPFGENNREDFALFEQKLEQQLAGQYIFEAEPDISQAHLYQVKKELIKNSEMDELAFDSANTANFTQFNQDELLLDAGKHSYLTEQDGEAIVFSNNKVPVGQRMGLVVVKQ
- a CDS encoding DUF2884 family protein, producing the protein MKLKAMNLLLSTALMLSISGPAAAHEVSCSVDMDYNIDIDEQTIRLSDEEREIVLIDDDADLFIKGQKQSLNAEQRRLLDDYADEIRELLPAIDELAMEATHLALDAVTDVSKLLLNESPAKAEKLKSRVEVITSKVRENISNRHLHPKNLEAYLEDRQFEKEFEAIVEEVVADVLQANIGDIISAAMRGDEETVKAFEQRMESFGEQMEQKYEKKAEVLGERAEELCQLVEKIDEKEESFIQSFNDYKSYQLIKAG
- a CDS encoding pyruvate, water dikinase regulatory protein, with protein sequence MKRSVFFISDRTGITAEMLGHSLMAQFEDDVDFEYHTIPFVDDQEKANNAVTRINQTALRDGTKPIVFETIVRPEIRQIIRNAKAMLLDFFHTYIDPLEEELGVDSSFRVGKSHSTDDLQAYDTRMSAINFALNNDDGMTTQQYDKADIILVGASRCGKTPTSLYMAMQFGIFAANYPFTDEDIPNIKLNQGLAQNKQKIYGLTIDPMRLHEIRNERRPNSKYSSMPQCMLEVREVEALYRRENIPFINTTSRSVEELAVKIMADTEIERRIY
- a CDS encoding GNAT family N-acetyltransferase yields the protein MHNLDIQTVSVDKVYPLRSKVLRPNLPIESCYYPEDNHQGAFHLAAYLEQELVGIASFYPEKHQTLSAENQHRLRGMAVEPEFQAQGVGQKLLASSFDICQQAGSDLLWCNARVKAVKFYKKQGFQQFGNAFDIAGIGEHFIMYKRLT
- the ppsA gene encoding phosphoenolpyruvate synthase, which gives rise to MNDVERVGGKNASLGEMISNLSNVGVSVPGGFATTADAFRSFLEQSGLNTKINDELKELDVDDVEKLMEAGAKIRSWVMDTPFLPEMEQAIRQAYARLKADANEEFAVAVRSSATAEDLPDASFAGQQETFLNVRGIDNVMKALKEVFASLFNDRAIAYRVHQGFEHSLVALSAGVQKMVRSDIAASGVMFTMDTESGFNDVVFITGAYGLGETVVQGAVNPDEFYVHKPTLEQGRQAIVRKTLGGKAIKMVYTDETDHDKSIETVKVDPKERMNFCISNAEIQELAKQALIIEKHYKRPMDIEWAKDGADGKIYIVQARPETVQSRADKNVIERYQLQGKSEVIATGRAIGQRIGKGKAKVISSIDEMASVKPGDVLVTDMTDPDWEPIMKRAAAIVTNRGGRTCHAAIIARELGIPAVVGCGNATDLIANDVEVTVSCAEGETGNIYKGLLDFEISKDSVSDMPKLPFKIMMNVGNPDRAFDFARLPHAGVGLARLEFIINRMIGVHPKALLDYNNLEDESLKKTIAMQMAGYANPKEFYISKLVEGISTIACSFAPEKVIVRMSDFKSNEYANLIGGHLYEPNEENPMIGFRGASRYISKEFRECFEMECEAIKRVRNKMGLTNVEVMIPFVRTLQEAKKVTELLERNGLKRGDNGLRVIMMCELPSNAILADAFLKYFDGFSVGSNDLTQLSLGLDRDSGIISHLFDERDPTVKVLLANAIKACKKAGKYIGICGQGPSDHPDFAKWLMEQGIDSVSLNPDTVLETWLFLGKK
- a CDS encoding AMP-binding protein, with the translated sequence MSQEVPLESTLSAFYRWEQQRADEVFLRQPFDNDWKEYNWSEVGQQVRKMATHLKQSLPENSKVAILSLNCAHWFMADLAIMMAGHISVPIYPTAGKDTIATILEHSEAELLFVGKLWDWPAKQEAIDDSLKKIGFFHQYEEFASWDQVVAQSEPMSESPVPDLSEIASIIYTSGTTGMPKGVMIDYMAFANGAKAAIEYVDMQKEHFFSYLPLAHCAERELVEIISIHSGSVVSFTESLDTFQQNILDVKPTIFLGVPRIWLKFQQGIEAKVGKVKLAILLKIPLIGKLLKKKIIAGLGLDKVKVALSGAAALPAGTLAFFEKLGLNICEAYGLTESMAFGTANIPQARAAGSVGLAIKSGEVKIAEASGEVLLKSPCIMQGYYKEPLKTEKVLTEEGYLKTGDLGTFDEQGFLNITGRVKDIFKTSKGKYVSPIPIEAKLEPELGVDNLCVIGDGLPSPVAVASVYGKTLNDQTAYVKEAEVLLQKINGCLEKHEKLSHILLVGDEWSPDNGLITPTLKIRRPQLEERYKDLIEKHRKSPQKVIWVS
- a CDS encoding GlsB/YeaQ/YmgE family stress response membrane protein, whose product is MGILSWVLVGLLAGFLAKWIIPSKRHKGVIRTLILGVIGGLLGGFVGKWLGFGGDMTGFDANSVVTATFGALFILILQRLFAEK
- a CDS encoding M23 family metallopeptidase; this translates as MKKFVNYLISLIVLFSTAVYGKEPLLESLNGDFAQGGLVIGKTQPGTQVEFGGKKLKLTDEGYFVFGFHRDHEAKATLTLSKGKQKEVQPLAIRKRDYNIERVDGLPPNKVNPMKPEVLARIKKEGAMVGSARAKTSDIKAFLQSFIWPAKGRLSGFYGSQRVLNGVPKRPHYGVDVAAPTGTEVVAPADGIVRLVHKDMFYSGGTLIVDHGFGVSSTFIHLNSIEVADGQEVKQGDLIATIGATGRATGPHLDWRINWFKSRLDPQLLVPPFKETKF